The window CGGAACCTGGCCCGTGAGCGCGACCACGGGGTCGGAGTCCATGTCGGCGTCCGCGAGCCCGGTCACGAGGTTCGTCGCGCCCGGCCCCGAAGTCGCCATGCAGATGCCGGGCGTACCGGTGACGTGGCCGTACGCGTCCGCCGCGTGCGCCGCGCCCTGTTCGTGCGCCATCGTCACGTGCGAAATCGGCGAGTCGTAGAGCGCGTCGTACACGGGCATGATGGCGCCGCCCTGCACGCCGAACACCGTGTCGACGCTCGCGTTCTCCAGCGCGCGCACGACGGACTCCGCGCCCGACGTGACTGGCTGTGCGCTCTCATCCGGATCTCGCTCTATCGTTCGTTCGCTACTCATCGGTCTGGGTGGGTGTGTCGTACATCGGTCGCTGACTGGTCGAGGTTCGCGGACGATACGTCGTGGGGGAGAAGCGAGCTAGTGGGCCATCGCGGCCCGTACGCGAATCGACGCGACGGCCGCGACGCTCCCGAACGGCGACCCGCGGGAAGCGCGCGACCGCGTCATACGAGACCCCCTGACGCGGTCGGCCGGTATAACGGTTGCGTTCGTGCTGCTGGCTCATGCGTCCACCTCCGCGTGCTCGCGCTCCGTGGGGATTCCCACGTCCTCGGCGAACCGTTCGAGGTCGGACGCGGTGACCCGGCCGTTCTCGGCCGCGTACTCCTTCAGCCGCTTCGTCACGGCTACTACCTGGTCGTCGCTCGGCGCGTACCCGGACTCCTGGAGGCGTTCGCGCACGGAGTGCGTGCCCGTGTGCTTGCCGAGGACGAGTTCGCGCTCGCCGCCCACGTCGCTCGGATCCATCACGCCCGTCTCGAAGGTCGCGGGGTTCTCGATGACGCCCGCGGCGTGAATGCCGGACTCGTGGCTGAACGCGTTCGCGCCGACCACGGGCTTGTTCGCGGGAATCGGGATGTCGCTCTTCTCAGCGACCAGATCCGCGAGCTCGCGGATGTACGTCGTGTCGATGCCCGTGTCGACGCCGTACGCGCCTTCGAGGGCCATCACGACCTCCTCGTAGGCGGCGTTCCCGGCGCGCTCGCCGATGCCGTTCACGGACACCTGCGCCTGCGTCGCGCCCGCCTCGAAACCGGAGAGCGCGTTCGCGGTCGCCATCCCGAAGTCGTCGTGCGTGTGCACGTCGATACCGGCGTCGGTGTGCTCGTGGACGAGCGAGACGAGGTCGGCGAACCGCCGCGGCGTCGCCACTCCGCACGTGTCCGGGATGTTTATCCAGTCCACGCCGGCGTCGTCGACCGCTTCGACGACCTCGACGAGGTACTCCCGGTCAGTTCGCGTCGCGTCCATCGGGGAGAACATCACGTCCGCCCCGGCGTCCCGAACCTGTTCGACCGCCTCGACGGAGCGTTCGAGGACTTCCTCGCGCGTCGAGTGCATGGAGTCCTCGATCTG is drawn from Salarchaeum sp. JOR-1 and contains these coding sequences:
- a CDS encoding LeuA family protein, with protein sequence MWRVLPCPTTLVRPLTPVRGVEFFQGTLSDQSEISDARIFDTTLRDGEQSPRTSFDYDDKREIAALLDEMGTHVIEAGFPANSDAEFEAVRDIAANTDATVCGLARVVDSDVEAALDAGVGLVHVFASTSDVQIEDSMHSTREEVLERSVEAVEQVRDAGADVMFSPMDATRTDREYLVEVVEAVDDAGVDWINIPDTCGVATPRRFADLVSLVHEHTDAGIDVHTHDDFGMATANALSGFEAGATQAQVSVNGIGERAGNAAYEEVVMALEGAYGVDTGIDTTYIRELADLVAEKSDIPIPANKPVVGANAFSHESGIHAAGVIENPATFETGVMDPSDVGGERELVLGKHTGTHSVRERLQESGYAPSDDQVVAVTKRLKEYAAENGRVTASDLERFAEDVGIPTEREHAEVDA